Genomic segment of Clostridiisalibacter paucivorans DSM 22131:
TTCCGCTGTCAACTATTTATTTATAAACGATTAAAAAAAGCTGACTCAGATCATTTATCCAAGCCAGCTAATTCTTTATTGTAAAACATTACACTTCATCTCCGTTGCATCCATAAAGCGGATTTGATGTATTACTAGAGTCATGGGCTATTGGAGTCCATTTATCATACTTTAATTTCAATACCTGATTTAAAGCATATTACAAATTGGTCATCATACACCGTAACATTTTGGATGATCTTCCTTACAAGGGTATCATCATATAGTAAGGTCCGATATTTATTGGTGCGGATAAATTCTATCAGTTCGTTGATTCGCTCATTCTCACCACTTAAGGATGCATCTTCCACAAGAAGGGTCTGACGCTTTTCACGTAACTCTTCAATCTCATCTGCAAGGGATTCAAAATCTTTTCCCTTATTAGCAAGGCTGATTAGTTCTTTCTGCTTTTCTTCTAGCAAGGTATTAATCTCTGAAATCTTATATTCCGTGGTATCACCGATTATCGCATGTATATTCTCTTCCAGTATTCTTATCATGTTGTCCCCACCGGCAAGCAATCTGTTAATGGCAGTCATTACTGCATCATATAATTCAGCTTCTTTTACCGTTCGGTTCTTACACACCTCAGGGCCTTGCTCAATTCTTGTAACACACCTCCAGACAAACTCTTTTCTGCCCCGAATATTCCAATAGACACGCCTGTAAATGTCACCGCAATCCCCGCAGAAGGTTATGGTGCTTAGGGCATATTTGCTGCTATAAAGTCTTTTGTTTTTATCAGCTCCTGTGTAGATATTATTCCTTCGATGAAGTTCTTCTTGTGCCTGTAAATAAATCTCTTTTGAAATAATCCCTTCATGGCTATTCTCAACATAATACTGAGGCGCATGGCCTTCATTTTTGACGCGTTCTTTCGTGAGAAAGTCTACAGTAACAGTCTTTTGTAAAAGAGCATCACCCATGTATTTTTCATTTTTAAGAATCTTCTTTATTGTCTCCGGTCGCCACCTGGGTTTTCCTGCTCCTGTTAAAATCCCATCCCTCTCTAGATTTCTGCCAATACCAGCTAGGCTTTCGCCTTCAAGGTATTCCTTATATATACGTTTTATTATTTTAGCTTCTTTGGGCTCAATGATTAGGTTGCCTTCTTCATCTTTTGTGTATCCCATAAAGCGCTTGTGATTGACTTGAACTTTTCCCTGCTGATACCTATATTGAAGGCCCAGCTTAACGTTCTGTGAAAGGCTCTGGCTTTCTTGCTGTGCTAAAGATGCCATAATTGTTATTAGTACCTCTCCCTTAGCATCCATTGTATTAATATTTTCCTTTTCAAAATATACGGATATGTTTTTCTCCTTAAGCTGCCTAATGTATTTTAAGCAGTCCAGAGTATTACGGGCAAATCGGCTGATAGACTTCGTAATGACCAGGTCTATATTACCTTCCATGCATTCTTCAATCATGCGGTTAAATTCTTCCCGCCTTTTTGTATTCGTTCCTGAAATACCATCATCTGCAAAGATGCCTGCAAATTCCCATTCATCATTTTTCTTTATAAATTCTGTATAGTGCGCTACCTGCACCTCATAGCTTGAGTTCTGTTCTTCTGTTTCTGTAGAAACGCGGCAGTAGGCAGCAACACGCAGTTTTTTAATTTTTTCTTTTGCGGCTGAA
This window contains:
- a CDS encoding recombinase family protein — protein: MAEKNITIIPARKRVGSSAAKEKIKKLRVAAYCRVSTETEEQNSSYEVQVAHYTEFIKKNDEWEFAGIFADDGISGTNTKRREEFNRMIEECMEGNIDLVITKSISRFARNTLDCLKYIRQLKEKNISVYFEKENINTMDAKGEVLITIMASLAQQESQSLSQNVKLGLQYRYQQGKVQVNHKRFMGYTKDEEGNLIIEPKEAKIIKRIYKEYLEGESLAGIGRNLERDGILTGAGKPRWRPETIKKILKNEKYMGDALLQKTVTVDFLTKERVKNEGHAPQYYVENSHEGIISKEIYLQAQEELHRRNNIYTGADKNKRLYSSKYALSTITFCGDCGDIYRRVYWNIRGRKEFVWRCVTRIEQGPEVCKNRTVKEAELYDAVMTAINRLLAGGDNMIRILEENIHAIIGDTTEYKISEINTLLEEKQKELISLANKGKDFESLADEIEELREKRQTLLVEDASLSGENERINELIEFIRTNKYRTLLYDDTLVRKIIQNVTVYDDQFVICFKSGIEIKV